The following proteins come from a genomic window of Thermosinus carboxydivorans Nor1:
- the pknB gene encoding Stk1 family PASTA domain-containing Ser/Thr kinase, which yields MADVYRAHDKLLDRSVAVKVLRSQFTNDEEFVTRFRREAQAAARLSHPNIVNIYDVGHDEDIYYIVMEYISGETLKDKILREAPLPVEMAVRIALEIAEALEHAHQSGLIHCDIKPHNILMTRAGRVKVTDFGIARAVTSATMTQTGTIIGSVHYFSPEQAKGSVIGAKSDIYSLGVVLYEMLTGTVPFTGETPISIALKHLQEEPKPPREANPEIPPLLEAVVLKAMAKNADARFGDISEMIADLKLVQNYLRDDRTRRLSREDFPTQILPRIAAPEGNIQHQPEDEAKPLPTPSPAKSRGWIWALAALLIFAFAIGAFLAYGKFWSLNEVTVPNVVGKHIDSARNILTSQNLRVSVTESFSDKVPAGYVISQSPEAGAVVKEQRMINLVVSKGGEVTAVPDVRGLNRRDAELQIRNAGLVLGRIDEQFSADAAQDTVIAQNPRPPAQVTKGTAVDIVISKGAGPRRIVLPDFRGSPIGTVNTQLDSLKLKLGKVTEAPSDKYPPGTITDQNPAPASEVMEGSSVDFVVAKSPATAVKRAVVQITVPEGPIRQAIQIVVTDTNGRRVVYEAVHKPGERIEKTIEGVGQVRVQVYINGVLLQEQTL from the coding sequence ATGGCTGACGTTTATCGTGCTCACGACAAATTGCTTGACCGTTCGGTAGCGGTAAAAGTGTTGCGCTCCCAATTTACCAACGACGAAGAATTCGTCACCCGCTTCCGCCGGGAGGCTCAGGCTGCTGCCCGTTTGTCCCATCCGAACATCGTTAACATTTATGACGTCGGCCACGACGAGGATATATACTATATCGTCATGGAGTACATCTCGGGGGAAACACTCAAAGACAAGATTTTGCGCGAGGCTCCTTTGCCGGTCGAAATGGCGGTACGCATTGCACTAGAAATCGCGGAGGCATTGGAACATGCCCATCAAAGCGGATTAATCCACTGCGATATAAAGCCGCACAACATTCTGATGACACGCGCGGGCAGGGTGAAAGTTACCGATTTCGGCATTGCTAGAGCGGTAACATCGGCGACTATGACCCAGACAGGGACGATTATCGGTTCTGTTCACTATTTTTCGCCGGAACAGGCCAAAGGTTCCGTTATTGGTGCCAAGTCTGATATCTATTCTCTTGGCGTTGTTCTTTATGAAATGCTGACCGGAACAGTGCCGTTCACCGGCGAAACACCTATTAGCATTGCTTTGAAGCACTTGCAGGAAGAACCCAAACCGCCGCGCGAAGCAAATCCGGAAATTCCGCCGCTCCTTGAAGCAGTGGTACTTAAAGCTATGGCCAAGAATGCCGATGCACGTTTTGGCGATATTAGCGAAATGATTGCCGATTTAAAACTAGTACAAAATTATTTGCGGGATGACCGCACCCGACGACTATCGCGCGAAGATTTCCCTACCCAAATATTACCTCGGATTGCCGCGCCGGAAGGGAACATCCAGCATCAGCCTGAAGATGAAGCTAAGCCGCTGCCGACACCGTCTCCTGCCAAATCGCGGGGATGGATCTGGGCGTTGGCCGCGCTGCTTATCTTTGCCTTTGCCATAGGAGCTTTTTTGGCTTATGGCAAGTTTTGGAGCCTCAATGAGGTTACCGTTCCCAATGTTGTAGGGAAACATATTGACAGCGCCCGCAATATTTTGACTAGCCAGAATTTGCGGGTAAGCGTTACTGAAAGCTTTAGCGACAAAGTACCGGCCGGATACGTTATATCACAAAGCCCGGAGGCGGGCGCCGTAGTTAAAGAACAGCGCATGATCAACCTCGTTGTCAGTAAGGGCGGGGAGGTAACGGCTGTTCCCGATGTACGAGGATTAAATAGACGTGATGCTGAGCTGCAGATTCGTAATGCCGGTCTTGTTTTAGGGCGAATTGATGAACAGTTTTCCGCTGATGCTGCTCAGGACACGGTTATTGCGCAGAACCCACGGCCGCCAGCCCAGGTAACCAAAGGAACGGCAGTTGATATTGTTATTAGCAAAGGTGCAGGGCCACGCCGTATTGTTTTGCCTGATTTTCGTGGGTCACCAATAGGTACTGTTAATACCCAACTTGACAGCTTAAAGCTGAAACTTGGCAAGGTAACCGAAGCGCCAAGTGATAAATATCCGCCGGGCACAATCACGGATCAAAATCCGGCGCCGGCTTCCGAAGTTATGGAAGGTTCATCTGTAGACTTTGTTGTGGCGAAAAGCCCGGCCACGGCCGTCAAACGGGCGGTTGTCCAAATTACGGTACCGGAAGGGCCAATTCGTCAGGCTATTCAAATTGTCGTTACTGACACGAACGGACGGCGTGTTGTCTATGAAGCAGTTCATAAACCAGGCGAGCGAATAGAAAAAACAATTGAAGGTGTTGGTCAGGTACGTGTGCAAGTATACATCAACGGTGTTCTTCTGCAGGAACAGACATTGTAG
- a CDS encoding peptidoglycan D,D-transpeptidase FtsI family protein, with translation MRNDIPANLRRVALILTGLLAILFLYISFIQIFEGNQLTAHPLNRRATEAARRVPRGEILDRHGDKLAYSERDSEGTYHREYPYGAIFAHLVGYDNPKYGKAGLEGTFNGELSGLTHPERHLGAIVRLWGPIPGNHLVLTVDRALQQAAYQALGGHRGAVVVIDPRTGAILAMVSKPAFNPNTLDRDWEKITSSADSPLLNRATQGLYPPGSTVKIMIAEAALREKITDINKVFKCDGKLKIGPDYVLNEASLRAHGRVNLEEALAVSCNVTFGSLALELGRTRMANLFERYGFTRSIGEEWQESPVRLPVFSRLGDGDLAQTGIGQGSLLVTPLRMALIAAAFANNGKIMKPYVVEKIVAADGTVINEFKPSEWLTPVEPNLAKVVGQMMVTVVAEGTGSAARIGGIKVAGKTGTAENPHGAPHAWFIGYAPADNPEIAVAVLVENGGAGGEVAAPIARQIIAHQLY, from the coding sequence ATGCGTAACGATATTCCGGCAAATTTGCGTAGAGTAGCTTTAATATTGACAGGTTTATTGGCAATCTTATTTCTCTATATCAGTTTTATACAAATTTTTGAAGGAAACCAGCTGACCGCGCATCCTTTGAACCGGCGAGCAACGGAAGCGGCGCGCCGAGTGCCGCGCGGTGAAATACTTGATCGCCATGGTGACAAATTAGCTTATAGTGAACGCGATTCTGAAGGAACTTATCATCGCGAATATCCATATGGCGCCATTTTTGCCCACTTAGTCGGATATGATAATCCCAAATATGGGAAAGCGGGGCTAGAGGGGACATTTAACGGGGAGCTTTCCGGACTAACGCATCCCGAGCGGCATCTCGGCGCAATTGTCCGTTTATGGGGGCCTATTCCCGGCAATCACTTGGTTCTTACCGTAGACAGGGCTTTACAGCAAGCAGCATATCAGGCTTTAGGCGGGCACCGTGGCGCGGTAGTAGTCATAGATCCTAGAACAGGTGCTATTTTGGCAATGGTGAGTAAACCGGCGTTTAATCCCAACACGCTCGACCGGGATTGGGAAAAAATAACTTCGTCTGCTGATAGTCCGCTGCTCAACCGGGCGACGCAAGGACTGTATCCGCCGGGATCCACTGTCAAAATTATGATAGCGGAGGCGGCATTGAGAGAAAAAATAACTGATATTAATAAAGTATTTAAATGCGACGGAAAATTAAAAATCGGACCTGATTATGTCTTGAATGAGGCGAGTTTACGCGCGCATGGCAGAGTAAACTTAGAGGAAGCATTGGCCGTTTCCTGTAACGTTACTTTTGGCTCATTGGCCCTCGAGTTAGGACGCACGAGGATGGCCAACCTTTTTGAACGTTATGGGTTTACTCGTTCTATTGGCGAAGAGTGGCAGGAAAGCCCTGTCCGGCTACCGGTTTTTAGCCGATTGGGCGATGGCGACCTGGCGCAAACAGGAATTGGACAAGGGAGTCTTTTGGTGACGCCGCTTCGTATGGCGCTAATTGCAGCCGCTTTTGCTAATAATGGGAAGATTATGAAGCCCTATGTAGTCGAGAAGATTGTCGCGGCTGACGGCACCGTTATAAATGAGTTTAAACCTAGCGAGTGGTTGACGCCGGTTGAACCGAATCTTGCCAAAGTTGTTGGGCAGATGATGGTGACTGTTGTCGCAGAAGGCACGGGTAGTGCGGCTCGTATTGGCGGTATTAAAGTTGCTGGTAAGACGGGAACAGCCGAAAATCCGCACGGCGCACCGCATGCCTGGTTTATCGGCTATGCGCCGGCCGACAATCCTGAAATCGCGGTTGCGGTATTAGTCGAAAATGGCGGGGCTGGAGGGGAAGTTGCCGCGCCTATAGCCCGCCAAATTATAGCTCACCAATTATATTGA
- a CDS encoding FtsW/RodA/SpoVE family cell cycle protein yields MQSSDSIRRCERGLLFIAGLILLNGIAAVQLAGGSINLSYLAASVALCLAWFAAHNIVRSNKGCKGDPLLLPTVAVLVAIGLTIILRLKPQLFLMQTLWVAIGLVAFLVVCNLGRRLEEIAIYKYTLGMIGIVLLLATILFGVEVGGNKNWIVLGPVRFQPSEFAKLFIILFLASYLNERREVLAFATRHFGPLGIPQMRFIGPLVLVWGFAMLMLIFQRDLGSALLYFATTLIMVYLASGRISYIVIGVILFLAGAVICYYIFPHVRTRVDIWLNPWADPMGRAYQIVQSLFAFGAGGILGSGLTYGFPDSIPEVHTDFVFAAIAEEMGFVGVAAVLTTYQILIYRAFRIALKAISPLLTLVAGGLAVFLALQIFLIIGGVVKFVPLTGITLPFISYGGSSVVSNFMLVGLLFAVSEMRAVDA; encoded by the coding sequence ATGCAAAGTTCAGACTCTATTCGACGCTGTGAGCGGGGGCTGCTATTTATTGCCGGCCTAATTCTCCTTAATGGCATTGCCGCAGTACAATTGGCTGGCGGCAGCATAAATCTTTCCTACCTCGCAGCAAGTGTTGCGCTTTGTTTAGCATGGTTTGCCGCCCATAATATAGTGAGAAGTAATAAGGGCTGCAAGGGTGACCCGCTGCTTCTTCCCACTGTCGCCGTCCTCGTCGCTATAGGGTTGACGATTATCTTACGCCTGAAACCACAGCTTTTTTTGATGCAAACATTGTGGGTTGCCATAGGGCTCGTTGCTTTTCTTGTTGTCTGTAACCTTGGCCGGCGACTGGAGGAAATAGCCATCTATAAATATACGCTCGGCATGATTGGGATTGTCCTGCTTCTTGCCACTATTCTTTTTGGTGTAGAGGTTGGGGGCAATAAGAATTGGATTGTACTCGGCCCAGTACGTTTTCAACCATCTGAATTTGCTAAGCTTTTTATTATTTTGTTTCTAGCTTCTTATTTGAATGAGCGGCGGGAGGTACTAGCTTTTGCCACCAGGCACTTCGGCCCCTTAGGTATTCCTCAAATGCGGTTTATTGGGCCGCTTGTACTGGTATGGGGCTTTGCAATGCTAATGCTTATTTTTCAGCGTGATCTAGGCTCGGCATTGCTTTATTTTGCGACAACATTGATCATGGTCTATTTGGCAAGCGGCCGTATTAGCTATATTGTCATAGGCGTGATATTATTCCTCGCCGGCGCAGTAATCTGTTACTATATTTTCCCGCATGTTCGGACAAGAGTTGATATTTGGCTTAACCCATGGGCAGACCCTATGGGACGGGCCTACCAAATTGTGCAATCCCTATTTGCGTTTGGGGCAGGTGGAATACTGGGAAGCGGTCTTACTTACGGCTTTCCCGACTCTATTCCTGAAGTGCATACTGACTTTGTCTTTGCAGCCATTGCCGAAGAAATGGGCTTTGTCGGCGTTGCTGCAGTCTTGACTACATATCAAATACTTATTTATCGCGCTTTCCGTATTGCCCTGAAGGCCATTTCTCCCCTTCTGACCTTGGTTGCCGGCGGACTTGCCGTTTTTTTGGCGCTACAGATTTTTTTGATCATTGGCGGAGTTGTTAAATTCGTACCACTTACCGGCATAACGTTGCCATTTATCAGCTATGGCGGCAGTTCTGTCGTCTCCAATTTTATGCTTGTCGGCCTTTTATTCGCCGTTTCAGAAATGAGGGCGGTTGATGCGTAA